The following proteins come from a genomic window of Malus domestica chromosome 02, GDT2T_hap1:
- the LOC103418057 gene encoding putative disease resistance protein RGA3 isoform X1, producing the protein MDPVKVLEGLITFPVEGILKSVASLAAQEISLFRGFNKELTELQQSSLAIQDYLGDVAHQPPHKRKALEDWVKKLKDVAHDADDVLEDINYEVLRRKAELQNHMKKKVLNFFSLSNPILFRQKMAHKIKNINASLAVLKSEASFIGLVARREDQTLPAMGNRETVSSFRQDEKIIGREKTVSDIIATLIESKNQENNLSVMAVVGLGGLGKTTLAKSIFNDDAIGGHFQEKMWVCVSNPFYVNSILNRMLESLKLAGCTSREASLNNLKERLKGKRYMLILDDVWNEAEDLWSSFTDCLSMLNSAPGSITIVTTRSEKVALITGTMPKCDLGLLSNEDCWSILRGEALRNGNARSLDSDQEGIGRAIAEKCAGVPLVAKVLGSLMRSKNSRREWSSILESKIWELPNEEEKIMSVLKLSFDNLTPSLLKQCFAYCSMFVKDFEIEKDDLVQLWMAQGYLHSSTNVSMEDIGNEYFNILLQNSLFQDAREEYSITICKMHDLVHDLAEKAFKFESLTRDLDQMDDDALEIQHVARISSTTLERIPKGSVKRLRSLFVDCKVPSGNIFERFKGLRMLNLFDAEIEELPNSIGKLKRLRYLNISWTGIKELPKSVGKLYNLQTLRMLRAWRLKTFPREMENLINLRHVYFDGDVEVPFGMTRLTHLQTLSSFKLDRARRHRLDELGGLNELKGKLVIGSLEFVRDKEEAMKSKLVKKANLRKLILKWGWVPPEERNGNFLDEDILEGLQPHPNIESLRIEEFKGTKFASWMMSDSLPINLIEIELSCCVECEAVPPLGHLPNLRRILFENMEKLKCVGVEFYGYKYINNDEAATEVTLFPALKSLSFIHCPSLSEWKEAVVEKVRSTGEKAALVVFPCLEQLTIEHCRGLASAPTHFPSLRELDIRYVDNAMPIENICSRVTNLRELRIRSCEKLLSLCCGLDYCPSLETVEIKYCRNLESFQISSSQSLEELKIVDCPKLRCTSIQNMPSLRDLVIERCTTLEEDLSLNGCTSLRHLIIRYCDGFKSILSGLLSCTSLRTMDIYKCPNLRTLSGPGLQTPVSLEHLSIKHCSNLEALPSLDNLTSLLELSIGNCDRLTSIPSGLASCTSLTKLLVDSCDNLISLADHNVSSLQSLSSLYLSECGKLQYFPKGLHSLSRLEVLSIGAFCQELDSFPDFQVPSKQLRLYGWPKLQSLPQQIQHSASLTRLSISCFDGLEALPEWLGNLTSLTRLSIWKCKNLMYLPTVEAMQRLTKLHDLEIGRCPRLEERCAKDSGPEWPKISHIPHLSIDSRMIVT; encoded by the exons ATGGATCCTGTAAAGGTGCTAGAAGGTCTCATCACTTTTCCGGTGGAGGGAATACTGAAGTCGGTCGCTTCACTTGCTGCTCAAGAAATCAGTCTTTTCCGAGGATTCAATAAAGAGCTAACTGAGCTTCAACAATCGTCACTTGCGATTCAAGATTACTTAGGCGATGTTGCCCACCAACCACCTCACAAGCGCAAGGCGTTGGAGGACTGGGTGAAAAAACTGAAAGACGTAGCTCATGATGCTGATGATGTCTTGGAGGACATCAACTATGAAGTTCTCCGGCGTAAAGCAGAACTGCAAAACCACATGAAGAAGAAGGTACTTAACTTCTTTTCGCTCTCCAATCCCATTTTATTTCGTCAAAAGATGGCACACAAGATTAAGAACATCAATGCGTCCCTGGCGGTTCTCAAGAGTGAGGCATCTTTCATTGGCTTAGTTGCAAGGAGAGAAGATCAAACCCTTCCAGCTATGGGGAACAGAGAAACCGTCTCAAGCTTCCGTCAGGATGAGAAGATCATTGGAAGGGAGAAGACAGTGTCGGATATCATTGCAACCTTGATCGAGTCCAAGAATCAGGAAAATAACCTTTCGGTTATGGCCGTTGTGGGATTGGGAGGACTTGGAAAGACGACTTTGGCAAAATCAATATTCAATGATGATGCTATTGGTGGACATTTCCAGGAAAAAATGTGGGTGTGTGTATCCAACCCTTTTTACGTTAATTCGATTCTAAATCGGATGTTAGAGTCCCTTAAATTGGCAGGATGTACAAGTCGGGAAGCATCGCTGAATAACCTCAAAGAAAGGTTGAAAGGGAAGAGATATATGCTGATACTCGATGATGTTTGGAATGAAGCTGAGGATTTATGGAGCAGTTTTACGGATTGTTTGTCGATGCTCAATTCTGCTCCCGGAAGCATTACCATTGTTACTACCCGCAGTGAAAAGGTTGCATTAATCACGGGGACAATGCCGAAGTGTGATTTGGGGCTCCTATCAAACGAGGATTGTTGGTCCATATTAAGGGGTGAAGCATTACGAAATGGTAATGCTCGTTCTCTAGATTCAGATCAAGAGGGCATTGGAAGGGCGATAGCTGAAAAGTGTGCCGGTGTACCATTGGTGGCAAAG GTTTTAGGAAGCCTGATGCGTTCTAAAAATAGCAGGCGTGAATGGTCGTCAATTCTAGAAAGTAAAATATGGGAATTACCAAATGAAGAGGAGAAAATCATGTCGGTCTTGAAGTTGAGTTTTGATAATTTAACACCGTCATTATTGAAGCAATGTTTTGCATATTGCTCAATGTTTGTGAaagattttgaaattgaaaaagatGACTTGGTCCAGCTCTGGATGGCTCAAGGATATCTCCATTCTTCTACCAACGTGAGTATGGAGGATATAGGTaatgaatattttaatattcTATTGCAAAATTCTTTATTTCAAGATGCTAGAGAAGAGTACAGTATTACCATTTGCAAGATGCACGATCTGGTGCATGATCTTGCAGAAAAAGCATTCAAATTTGAAAGCTTGACGCGAGACTTGGATcagatggatgatgatgcacttGAGATTCAGCATGTTGCGCGGATTTCTTCCACTACACTTGAAAGAATTCCAAAAGGGAGTGTTAAGAGATTGCGGTCGTTGTTTGTTGATTGCAAGGTCCCTAGTGGTAACATCTTTGAAAGGTTTAAAGGTTTACGGATGTTGAATTTATTCGATGCTGAAATTGAGGAGTTGCCCAATTCAATTGGAAAGTTGAAACGCTTGAGGTATCTCAACATTTCCTGGACAGGAATAAAAGAACTCCCAAAATCTGTTGGCAAGCTCTATAATCTTCAAACGTTAAGAATGTTAAGAGCATGGAGGCTTAAAACGTTTCCTAGGGAAATGGAAAATTTGATCAACTTGAGACATGTTTATTTCGACGGGGATGTGGAAGTTCCATTTGGAATGACAAGATTGACTCATCTGCAAACACTATCTTCTTTTAAATTGGATAGAGCAAGGCGTCATAGACTTGATGAGCTAGGTGGGTTAAATGAACTGAAAGGGAAACTAGTTATTGGATCATTGGAATTTGTGAGAGACAAGGAAGAAGCAATGAAATCAAAATTAGTGAAAAAGGCAAACCTACGAAAATTGATATTAAAATGGGGGTGGGTCCCTCCTGAAGAAAGAAATGGCAATTTTCTTGACGAGGATATTCTTGAAGGACTCCAGCCGCACCCCAACATAGAAAGCTTGAGGATTGAGGAATTCAAGGGTACTAAATTTGCATCATGGATGATGAGCGATTCGTTGCCCATCAATTTAATAGAGATTGAGTTAAGCTGTTGTGTAGAATGTGAAGCAGTCCCACCACTCGGACACTTGCCGAATCTTAGACGTATTTTATTTGAGAATATGGAGAAGCTTAAATGTGTTGGAGTTGAGTTTTATGGTTATAAATACATTAATAATGATGAGGCGGCCACGGAGGTGACTTTGTTTCCAGCATTGAAAAGCTTATCATTTATCCATTGCCCATCATTAAGTGAATGGAAGGAAGCGGTTGTTGAGAAAGTGAGGTCAACAGGTGAGAAAGCAGCCTTAGTAGTGTTTCCCTGCCTTGAGCAGTTGACAATAGAGCATTGTCGGGGATTGGCAAGTGCTCCCACTCATTTTCCATCTCTCAGGGAGTTAGATATACGTTATGTTGATAACGCCATGCCAATAGAAAATATATGCAGTCGAGTAACCAATCTCCGTGAATTGAGAATTAGGAGTTGTGAGAAATTGTTGAGCTTGTGTTGTGGGTTAGACTATTGCCCTTCACTTGAGACAGTGGAAATTAAATATTGCCGCAATCTAGAATCCTTCCAAATTTCATCATCCCAGTCTCTTGAGGAGTTGAAAATAGTTGATTGCCCAAAGTTAAGATGCACTTCAATTCAGAATATGCCCTCACTCCGTGATTTGGTTATTGAGAGATGCACTACTCTCGAGGAAGACTTGTCTTTAAACGGTTGCACATCCCTCCGTCATTTGATTATTAGATACTGCGATGGATTCAAAAGTATACTGAGTGGGCTCCTTTCTTGTACCAGTCTTCGCACAATGGATATTTATAAATGTCCAAATTTGAGGACTTTGTCGGGTCCTGGGCTACAAACCCCCGTCTCTCTTGAACATCTAAGTATCAAGCATTGCAGTAATCTGGAGGCTCTTCCCAGTTTAGACAACCTCACATCCCTCCTTGAATTGTCTATTGGCAACTGCGATCGATTAACAAGTATACCAAGTGGCCTCGCATCCTGCACATCTCTTACCAAATTACTGGTCGACTCATGCGACAATTTGATATCTCTGGCGGATCACAATGTGTCCAGCTTGCAATCTCTTTCCTCTTTATATTTATCTGAATGTGGGAAATTACAATATTTTCCCAAGGGGCTGCACTCTCTATCTCGTTTGGAAGTGTTGTCTATCGGTGCCTTCTGCCAAGAGCTCGATTCTTTCCCTGATTTTCAGGTCCCATCGAAACAATTAAGATTGTACGGGTGGCCTAAGCTCCAGTCTCTGCCTCAGCAAATTCAACACTCTGCTTCTCTAACACGTTTGTCCATTTCTTGTTTCGATGGTCTGGAGGCTCTTCCAGAATGGTTGGGCAACCTCACATCTCTTACACGGTTGTCAATTTGGAAATGTAAGAATCTGATGTATCTGCCTACGGTCGAAGCTATGCAACGCCTAACCAAATTACATGATCTAGAGATTGGACGGTGTCCCCGTCTGGAAGAAAGATGCGCCAAGGACAGCGGCCCAGAATGGCCAAAGATTTCTCACATTCCACATCtgag TATTGACAGCAGAATGATTGTCACTTGA
- the LOC103418057 gene encoding putative disease resistance protein RGA3 isoform X2, with protein sequence MDPVKVLEGLITFPVEGILKSVASLAAQEISLFRGFNKELTELQQSSLAIQDYLGDVAHQPPHKRKALEDWVKKLKDVAHDADDVLEDINYEVLRRKAELQNHMKKKVLNFFSLSNPILFRQKMAHKIKNINASLAVLKSEASFIGLVARREDQTLPAMGNRETVSSFRQDEKIIGREKTVSDIIATLIESKNQENNLSVMAVVGLGGLGKTTLAKSIFNDDAIGGHFQEKMWVCVSNPFYVNSILNRMLESLKLAGCTSREASLNNLKERLKGKRYMLILDDVWNEAEDLWSSFTDCLSMLNSAPGSITIVTTRSEKVALITGTMPKCDLGLLSNEDCWSILRGEALRNGNARSLDSDQEGIGRAIAEKCAGVPLVAKVLGSLMRSKNSRREWSSILESKIWELPNEEEKIMSVLKLSFDNLTPSLLKQCFAYCSMFVKDFEIEKDDLVQLWMAQGYLHSSTNVSMEDIGNEYFNILLQNSLFQDAREEYSITICKMHDLVHDLAEKAFKFESLTRDLDQMDDDALEIQHVARISSTTLERIPKGSVKRLRSLFVDCKVPSGNIFERFKGLRMLNLFDAEIEELPNSIGKLKRLRYLNISWTGIKELPKSVGKLYNLQTLRMLRAWRLKTFPREMENLINLRHVYFDGDVEVPFGMTRLTHLQTLSSFKLDRARRHRLDELGGLNELKGKLVIGSLEFVRDKEEAMKSKLVKKANLRKLILKWGWVPPEERNGNFLDEDILEGLQPHPNIESLRIEEFKGTKFASWMMSDSLPINLIEIELSCCVECEAVPPLGHLPNLRRILFENMEKLKCVGVEFYGYKYINNDEAATEVTLFPALKSLSFIHCPSLSEWKEAVVEKVRSTGEKAALVVFPCLEQLTIEHCRGLASAPTHFPSLRELDIRYVDNAMPIENICSRVTNLRELRIRSCEKLLSLCCGLDYCPSLETVEIKYCRNLESFQISSSQSLEELKIVDCPKLRCTSIQNMPSLRDLVIERCTTLEEDLSLNGCTSLRHLIIRYCDGFKSILSGLLSCTSLRTMDIYKCPNLRTLSGPGLQTPVSLEHLSIKHCSNLEALPSLDNLTSLLELSIGNCDRLTSIPSGLASCTSLTKLLVDSCDNLISLADHNVSSLQSLSSLYLSECGKLQYFPKGLHSLSRLEVLSIGAFCQELDSFPDFQVPSKQLRLYGWPKLQSLPQQIQHSASLTRLSISCFDGLEALPEWLGNLTSLTRLSIWKCKNLMYLPTVEAMQRLTKLHDLEIGRCPRLEERCAKDSGPEWPKISHIPHLRK encoded by the exons ATGGATCCTGTAAAGGTGCTAGAAGGTCTCATCACTTTTCCGGTGGAGGGAATACTGAAGTCGGTCGCTTCACTTGCTGCTCAAGAAATCAGTCTTTTCCGAGGATTCAATAAAGAGCTAACTGAGCTTCAACAATCGTCACTTGCGATTCAAGATTACTTAGGCGATGTTGCCCACCAACCACCTCACAAGCGCAAGGCGTTGGAGGACTGGGTGAAAAAACTGAAAGACGTAGCTCATGATGCTGATGATGTCTTGGAGGACATCAACTATGAAGTTCTCCGGCGTAAAGCAGAACTGCAAAACCACATGAAGAAGAAGGTACTTAACTTCTTTTCGCTCTCCAATCCCATTTTATTTCGTCAAAAGATGGCACACAAGATTAAGAACATCAATGCGTCCCTGGCGGTTCTCAAGAGTGAGGCATCTTTCATTGGCTTAGTTGCAAGGAGAGAAGATCAAACCCTTCCAGCTATGGGGAACAGAGAAACCGTCTCAAGCTTCCGTCAGGATGAGAAGATCATTGGAAGGGAGAAGACAGTGTCGGATATCATTGCAACCTTGATCGAGTCCAAGAATCAGGAAAATAACCTTTCGGTTATGGCCGTTGTGGGATTGGGAGGACTTGGAAAGACGACTTTGGCAAAATCAATATTCAATGATGATGCTATTGGTGGACATTTCCAGGAAAAAATGTGGGTGTGTGTATCCAACCCTTTTTACGTTAATTCGATTCTAAATCGGATGTTAGAGTCCCTTAAATTGGCAGGATGTACAAGTCGGGAAGCATCGCTGAATAACCTCAAAGAAAGGTTGAAAGGGAAGAGATATATGCTGATACTCGATGATGTTTGGAATGAAGCTGAGGATTTATGGAGCAGTTTTACGGATTGTTTGTCGATGCTCAATTCTGCTCCCGGAAGCATTACCATTGTTACTACCCGCAGTGAAAAGGTTGCATTAATCACGGGGACAATGCCGAAGTGTGATTTGGGGCTCCTATCAAACGAGGATTGTTGGTCCATATTAAGGGGTGAAGCATTACGAAATGGTAATGCTCGTTCTCTAGATTCAGATCAAGAGGGCATTGGAAGGGCGATAGCTGAAAAGTGTGCCGGTGTACCATTGGTGGCAAAG GTTTTAGGAAGCCTGATGCGTTCTAAAAATAGCAGGCGTGAATGGTCGTCAATTCTAGAAAGTAAAATATGGGAATTACCAAATGAAGAGGAGAAAATCATGTCGGTCTTGAAGTTGAGTTTTGATAATTTAACACCGTCATTATTGAAGCAATGTTTTGCATATTGCTCAATGTTTGTGAaagattttgaaattgaaaaagatGACTTGGTCCAGCTCTGGATGGCTCAAGGATATCTCCATTCTTCTACCAACGTGAGTATGGAGGATATAGGTaatgaatattttaatattcTATTGCAAAATTCTTTATTTCAAGATGCTAGAGAAGAGTACAGTATTACCATTTGCAAGATGCACGATCTGGTGCATGATCTTGCAGAAAAAGCATTCAAATTTGAAAGCTTGACGCGAGACTTGGATcagatggatgatgatgcacttGAGATTCAGCATGTTGCGCGGATTTCTTCCACTACACTTGAAAGAATTCCAAAAGGGAGTGTTAAGAGATTGCGGTCGTTGTTTGTTGATTGCAAGGTCCCTAGTGGTAACATCTTTGAAAGGTTTAAAGGTTTACGGATGTTGAATTTATTCGATGCTGAAATTGAGGAGTTGCCCAATTCAATTGGAAAGTTGAAACGCTTGAGGTATCTCAACATTTCCTGGACAGGAATAAAAGAACTCCCAAAATCTGTTGGCAAGCTCTATAATCTTCAAACGTTAAGAATGTTAAGAGCATGGAGGCTTAAAACGTTTCCTAGGGAAATGGAAAATTTGATCAACTTGAGACATGTTTATTTCGACGGGGATGTGGAAGTTCCATTTGGAATGACAAGATTGACTCATCTGCAAACACTATCTTCTTTTAAATTGGATAGAGCAAGGCGTCATAGACTTGATGAGCTAGGTGGGTTAAATGAACTGAAAGGGAAACTAGTTATTGGATCATTGGAATTTGTGAGAGACAAGGAAGAAGCAATGAAATCAAAATTAGTGAAAAAGGCAAACCTACGAAAATTGATATTAAAATGGGGGTGGGTCCCTCCTGAAGAAAGAAATGGCAATTTTCTTGACGAGGATATTCTTGAAGGACTCCAGCCGCACCCCAACATAGAAAGCTTGAGGATTGAGGAATTCAAGGGTACTAAATTTGCATCATGGATGATGAGCGATTCGTTGCCCATCAATTTAATAGAGATTGAGTTAAGCTGTTGTGTAGAATGTGAAGCAGTCCCACCACTCGGACACTTGCCGAATCTTAGACGTATTTTATTTGAGAATATGGAGAAGCTTAAATGTGTTGGAGTTGAGTTTTATGGTTATAAATACATTAATAATGATGAGGCGGCCACGGAGGTGACTTTGTTTCCAGCATTGAAAAGCTTATCATTTATCCATTGCCCATCATTAAGTGAATGGAAGGAAGCGGTTGTTGAGAAAGTGAGGTCAACAGGTGAGAAAGCAGCCTTAGTAGTGTTTCCCTGCCTTGAGCAGTTGACAATAGAGCATTGTCGGGGATTGGCAAGTGCTCCCACTCATTTTCCATCTCTCAGGGAGTTAGATATACGTTATGTTGATAACGCCATGCCAATAGAAAATATATGCAGTCGAGTAACCAATCTCCGTGAATTGAGAATTAGGAGTTGTGAGAAATTGTTGAGCTTGTGTTGTGGGTTAGACTATTGCCCTTCACTTGAGACAGTGGAAATTAAATATTGCCGCAATCTAGAATCCTTCCAAATTTCATCATCCCAGTCTCTTGAGGAGTTGAAAATAGTTGATTGCCCAAAGTTAAGATGCACTTCAATTCAGAATATGCCCTCACTCCGTGATTTGGTTATTGAGAGATGCACTACTCTCGAGGAAGACTTGTCTTTAAACGGTTGCACATCCCTCCGTCATTTGATTATTAGATACTGCGATGGATTCAAAAGTATACTGAGTGGGCTCCTTTCTTGTACCAGTCTTCGCACAATGGATATTTATAAATGTCCAAATTTGAGGACTTTGTCGGGTCCTGGGCTACAAACCCCCGTCTCTCTTGAACATCTAAGTATCAAGCATTGCAGTAATCTGGAGGCTCTTCCCAGTTTAGACAACCTCACATCCCTCCTTGAATTGTCTATTGGCAACTGCGATCGATTAACAAGTATACCAAGTGGCCTCGCATCCTGCACATCTCTTACCAAATTACTGGTCGACTCATGCGACAATTTGATATCTCTGGCGGATCACAATGTGTCCAGCTTGCAATCTCTTTCCTCTTTATATTTATCTGAATGTGGGAAATTACAATATTTTCCCAAGGGGCTGCACTCTCTATCTCGTTTGGAAGTGTTGTCTATCGGTGCCTTCTGCCAAGAGCTCGATTCTTTCCCTGATTTTCAGGTCCCATCGAAACAATTAAGATTGTACGGGTGGCCTAAGCTCCAGTCTCTGCCTCAGCAAATTCAACACTCTGCTTCTCTAACACGTTTGTCCATTTCTTGTTTCGATGGTCTGGAGGCTCTTCCAGAATGGTTGGGCAACCTCACATCTCTTACACGGTTGTCAATTTGGAAATGTAAGAATCTGATGTATCTGCCTACGGTCGAAGCTATGCAACGCCTAACCAAATTACATGATCTAGAGATTGGACGGTGTCCCCGTCTGGAAGAAAGATGCGCCAAGGACAGCGGCCCAGAATGGCCAAAGATTTCTCACATTCCACATCtgag AAAATGA